In one window of Streptomyces sp. NBC_01224 DNA:
- the gltB gene encoding glutamate synthase large subunit, producing the protein MRTDAWSPMDGRPAQQGMYDPRNEHDACGVGFVATLTGVASHELVEQALTVLRNLEHRGATGSEPDSGDGAGILLQVPDAFLRDEVAFDLPEAGAYAVGIAFLPADDSTEAVQKLEKIAAEEGLKVLGWREVPVSPDLLGSGARATMPEFRQLFVADGESTGIALDRKAFVLRKRAEREAGVYFPSLSARTIVYKGMLTTGQLEPFFPDLSDRRFATAVALVHSRFSTNTFPSWPLAHPYRFVAHNGEINTVKGNRNWMKARESQLASSLFGTEQLDRIFPVCTPDASDSASFDEVLELLHLGGRSLPHSVLMMVPEAWESPESMNAMDTARRAFYQYHSTMMEPWDGPACVTFTDGTQVGAVLDRNGLRPGRYWVTDDGLVVLSSEVGVLDIDPAKVVRKGRLQPGRMFLVDTAEGRIIEDDEIKAALAAEQPYQDWLEAGEIELEDLPEREHIVHTHASVTRRQQTFGYTEEELRVILAPMARTAGEPLGSMGTDSPIAALSERPRLLFDYFTQLFAQVTNPPLDAIREELVTSLRSTLGPQGNLLEPTAASCRSVTLPFPVIDNDELAKLIHINADGDMPGMKAATLSGLYRVGGGGDALAARIEQICTEVDAAIEDGARLVVLSDRHSDAEHAPIPSLLLTSAVHHHLIRTKQRTQVGLLVEAGDVREVHHVALLIGYGAAAVNPYLAMESVEDLVRAGTFIEGIEPEKAIRNLIYALGKGVLKVMSKMGISTVASYRGAQVFEAVGLDEAFVSKYFNGTATKIGGAGLDVVAKEVAARHAKGYPASGISASHRALEIGGEYQWRREGEPHLFDPETVFRLQHATRNKRYDIFKKYTDRVNEQSERLMTLRGLFGFKSDREAIPVDEVESVSDIVKRFSTGAMSYGSISREAHETLAIAMNQLGGKSNTGEGGEDADRLYDPARRSSIKQVASGRFGVTSEYLVNADDIQIKMAQGAKPGEGGQLPGHKVYPWVAKTRHSTPGVGLISPPPHHDIYSIEDLAQLIHDLKNANPAARIHVKLVSEVGVGTVAAGVSKAHADVVLISGHDGGTGASPLTSLKHAGGPWELGLAETQQTLLLNGLRDRIVVQTDGQLKTGRDVVIAALLGAEEFGFATAPLVVSGCVMMRVCHLDTCPVGIATQNPVLRSRFAGKAEYVVNFFEFIAQEVREILAELGFRTIEEAVGHAELLDTDRAITHWKAQGLDLEPLFYVPELPEGAVRHQQIEQDHGLAKALDNELIKLAADALNAESAEDAQPVRAQIAIRNINRTVGTMLGHEVTKKFGGAGLPEDTIDVTFTGSAGQSFGAFLPSGVTLRLEGDANDYVGKGLSGGRVIVRPDRGADHLAEYSTIAGNTIAYGATGGELFLRGRTGERFCVRNSGATVVSEGVGDHGCEYMTGGHAVVLGETGRNFAAGMSGGVAYVIDLDRDNVNVGNLDAIEALSDTDKQWLHDVVRRHQEETGSTVAEKLLAEWDTAVARFSKIIPSTYKAVLAAKDAAELAGLSEQETTEKMMEAATNG; encoded by the coding sequence GGACGCCTTCCTCCGCGACGAGGTCGCCTTCGACCTCCCCGAGGCCGGTGCCTACGCCGTCGGAATCGCCTTCCTGCCCGCGGACGACTCCACCGAGGCCGTCCAGAAGCTCGAGAAGATCGCCGCCGAGGAGGGCCTGAAGGTCCTCGGCTGGCGTGAGGTCCCGGTCAGCCCCGACCTCCTCGGCAGCGGCGCCCGCGCCACCATGCCCGAGTTCCGCCAGCTCTTCGTCGCGGACGGCGAGAGCACCGGCATCGCGCTCGACCGCAAGGCCTTCGTACTGCGCAAGCGCGCCGAGCGGGAGGCCGGGGTGTACTTCCCCTCGCTCTCCGCCCGCACGATCGTCTACAAGGGCATGCTCACCACCGGGCAGCTGGAGCCGTTCTTCCCGGACCTCTCCGACCGCCGCTTCGCCACCGCCGTCGCACTGGTGCACTCGCGCTTCTCCACGAACACCTTCCCGAGCTGGCCGCTCGCCCACCCGTACCGCTTCGTCGCGCACAACGGCGAGATCAACACGGTCAAGGGCAACCGCAACTGGATGAAGGCCCGCGAGTCCCAGCTCGCGTCGAGCCTCTTCGGTACGGAGCAGCTGGACCGGATCTTCCCCGTCTGCACCCCGGACGCCTCCGACTCCGCCTCCTTCGACGAGGTCCTGGAACTGCTCCACCTCGGCGGCCGCTCGCTGCCGCACTCGGTGCTGATGATGGTCCCCGAGGCGTGGGAGAGCCCCGAGTCGATGAACGCCATGGATACAGCCCGGCGCGCCTTCTACCAGTACCACTCCACGATGATGGAGCCCTGGGACGGCCCGGCCTGCGTCACCTTCACCGACGGCACCCAGGTCGGCGCGGTCCTGGACCGCAACGGTCTGCGCCCCGGCCGCTACTGGGTCACCGACGACGGCCTCGTCGTGCTCTCCTCCGAGGTCGGTGTCCTGGACATCGACCCCGCGAAGGTCGTCCGCAAGGGCCGCCTCCAGCCCGGCAGGATGTTCCTCGTCGACACGGCCGAGGGCCGCATCATCGAGGACGACGAGATCAAGGCCGCCCTCGCCGCCGAGCAGCCGTACCAGGACTGGCTGGAGGCCGGCGAGATCGAGCTGGAGGACCTCCCCGAGCGGGAGCACATCGTGCACACGCACGCCTCCGTCACCCGCCGCCAGCAGACCTTCGGCTACACCGAGGAAGAGCTCCGCGTCATCCTCGCGCCGATGGCCCGCACCGCCGGCGAGCCGCTCGGCTCCATGGGTACGGACTCGCCGATCGCCGCCCTCTCCGAGCGTCCGCGGCTGCTCTTCGACTACTTCACCCAGCTGTTCGCGCAGGTTACCAACCCGCCGCTGGACGCCATCCGCGAGGAGCTCGTCACCTCGCTGCGCTCCACGCTCGGCCCGCAGGGCAACCTGCTGGAGCCGACCGCCGCGTCGTGCCGCAGCGTCACGCTGCCGTTCCCGGTGATCGACAACGACGAGCTGGCCAAGCTGATACACATCAATGCCGACGGCGACATGCCGGGCATGAAGGCCGCCACGCTCTCCGGTCTCTACCGGGTCGGCGGTGGCGGCGATGCCCTCGCGGCGCGGATCGAGCAGATCTGCACCGAGGTCGACGCCGCCATAGAGGACGGCGCCCGCCTGGTCGTCCTGTCCGACCGGCACTCCGACGCCGAGCACGCGCCGATCCCGTCGCTGCTGCTCACCTCGGCCGTCCACCACCACCTCATCCGCACCAAGCAGCGCACCCAGGTGGGTCTGCTGGTCGAGGCCGGAGACGTCCGCGAGGTCCACCACGTCGCGCTGCTGATCGGTTACGGCGCCGCCGCGGTCAACCCGTACCTGGCGATGGAGTCCGTCGAGGACCTGGTCCGCGCCGGTACGTTCATCGAGGGCATCGAGCCCGAGAAGGCCATCCGGAACCTGATCTACGCGCTCGGCAAGGGCGTCCTGAAGGTCATGTCCAAGATGGGCATCTCAACCGTCGCCTCCTACCGCGGCGCCCAGGTCTTCGAGGCCGTCGGCCTCGACGAGGCCTTCGTGTCGAAGTACTTCAACGGCACCGCGACCAAGATCGGCGGCGCCGGACTCGACGTCGTCGCCAAGGAAGTCGCCGCCCGGCACGCCAAGGGCTACCCCGCCTCCGGCATCTCCGCCTCGCACCGCGCGCTGGAGATCGGCGGCGAGTACCAGTGGCGCCGCGAGGGCGAGCCGCACCTGTTCGACCCGGAGACGGTCTTCCGCCTCCAGCACGCCACGCGCAACAAGCGCTACGACATCTTCAAGAAGTACACGGACCGGGTGAACGAGCAGTCCGAGCGGCTGATGACGCTGCGTGGTCTGTTCGGCTTCAAGAGCGACCGAGAGGCGATCCCGGTCGACGAGGTCGAGTCCGTCTCCGACATCGTCAAGCGCTTCTCCACCGGCGCCATGTCGTACGGCTCGATCTCCCGCGAGGCGCACGAGACCCTCGCCATCGCCATGAACCAGCTGGGCGGCAAGTCCAACACAGGTGAAGGCGGCGAGGACGCCGACCGGCTCTACGACCCGGCACGCCGCTCGTCCATCAAGCAGGTCGCCTCCGGCCGCTTCGGTGTGACCAGCGAGTACCTGGTCAACGCGGACGACATCCAGATCAAGATGGCGCAGGGCGCCAAGCCCGGAGAGGGCGGCCAGCTGCCCGGCCACAAGGTCTACCCGTGGGTCGCCAAGACCCGGCACTCCACCCCGGGCGTCGGTCTGATCTCGCCGCCGCCGCACCACGACATCTACTCCATCGAGGACCTGGCTCAGCTGATCCACGACCTCAAGAACGCCAACCCGGCGGCCCGCATCCACGTGAAGCTGGTCTCCGAGGTCGGTGTCGGCACGGTCGCCGCGGGTGTCTCCAAGGCGCACGCCGATGTCGTCCTGATCTCCGGCCACGACGGCGGAACGGGCGCCTCCCCGCTCACCTCGCTGAAGCACGCGGGCGGCCCCTGGGAGCTCGGCCTCGCCGAGACCCAGCAGACCCTGCTGCTCAACGGCCTGCGCGACCGCATCGTCGTGCAGACCGACGGCCAGCTGAAGACCGGCCGCGACGTCGTCATCGCCGCGCTGCTGGGCGCCGAGGAGTTCGGTTTCGCGACCGCGCCGCTCGTCGTCTCCGGCTGCGTCATGATGCGCGTCTGTCACCTGGACACCTGCCCGGTCGGCATCGCCACCCAGAACCCGGTCCTGCGGAGTCGGTTCGCCGGCAAGGCCGAGTACGTCGTCAACTTCTTCGAGTTCATCGCCCAGGAAGTCCGCGAGATCCTCGCCGAGCTGGGCTTCCGTACGATCGAAGAGGCCGTCGGCCACGCCGAGCTGCTCGACACCGACCGTGCGATCACGCACTGGAAGGCGCAGGGCCTCGACCTGGAGCCCCTGTTCTACGTCCCGGAGCTGCCCGAGGGTGCGGTCCGCCACCAGCAGATCGAGCAGGACCACGGTCTCGCCAAGGCCCTCGACAACGAGCTGATCAAGCTCGCCGCCGACGCCCTGAACGCGGAGAGCGCCGAGGACGCCCAGCCGGTCCGGGCCCAGATCGCGATCCGGAACATCAACCGGACCGTCGGCACCATGCTCGGCCACGAGGTGACGAAGAAGTTCGGCGGTGCGGGCCTGCCCGAGGACACCATCGACGTCACCTTCACCGGCTCCGCCGGCCAGTCGTTCGGCGCGTTCCTGCCGAGCGGTGTGACGCTGCGCCTGGAAGGCGACGCCAACGACTACGTCGGCAAGGGCCTCTCCGGCGGCCGCGTCATCGTCCGCCCGGACCGTGGCGCAGACCACCTCGCCGAGTACTCCACCATCGCGGGCAACACCATCGCCTACGGCGCCACCGGCGGCGAGCTGTTCCTCCGCGGCCGGACCGGCGAGCGGTTCTGCGTACGCAACTCCGGCGCGACGGTCGTCTCGGAAGGCGTGGGCGACCACGGCTGCGAGTACATGACCGGCGGTCACGCCGTCGTACTCGGCGAGACCGGACGCAACTTCGCCGCGGGTATGTCGGGCGGTGTCGCGTACGTCATCGACCTGGACCGCGACAACGTCAACGTCGGCAACCTCGACGCGATCGAGGCACTCTCCGACACCGACAAGCAGTGGCTGCACGATGTGGTGCGCCGCCACCAGGAGGAGACCGGTTCCACGGTCGCCGAGAAGCTGCTTGCCGAGTGGGACACCGCGGTGGCCCGCTTCAGCAAGATCATCCCGTCCACCTACAAGGCAGTGCTCGCCGCCAAGGACGCCGCTGAGCTCGCCGGTCTCTCCGAACAGGAGACCACCGAGAAGATGATGGAGGCGGCGACCAATGGCTGA
- a CDS encoding glutamate synthase subunit beta: MADPKGFLTTGREVAETRPVGERVKDWNEVYVPGSLLPIISKQAGRCMDCGIPFCHNGCPLGNLIPEWNDYAYREDWTAASERLHATNNFPEFTGRLCPAPCESACVLGINQPAVTIKNVEVSIIDKAWDSGDVTPQPPERLSGKTVAVIGSGPAGLAAAQQLTRAGHTVAVFERADRIGGLLRYGIPEFKMEKSHINRRIEQMRAEGTKFRTEVEIGKDIEAAKLRRRYDAVVIAAGATVSRDLSVPGRELNGVHFAMEYLPLANKVQEGDLTVSPITAEGKHVVVIGGGDTGADCVGTAHRQGALSVTQLEIMPRPGEDRNVNQPWPTFPMLYKVTSAHEEGGERVYSVSTTHFEGDEDGNVQALHLVEVEFKDGKLEQKPGTERRIPAQLVTLAMGFTGTDQSNGLVQQFGVTLDERGNVARDADYATNVDGVFVAGDAGRGQSLIVWAIAEGRSAARGVDRFLTGASALPAPIRPTDRALMV; encoded by the coding sequence ATGGCTGACCCCAAGGGCTTCCTGACCACCGGGCGTGAGGTCGCCGAGACCCGCCCCGTCGGCGAGCGCGTCAAGGACTGGAACGAGGTCTACGTTCCGGGCTCGCTGCTCCCGATCATCAGCAAGCAGGCCGGCCGCTGCATGGACTGCGGCATTCCGTTCTGCCACAACGGCTGCCCGCTCGGAAACCTCATCCCCGAGTGGAACGACTACGCCTACCGCGAGGACTGGACTGCGGCGTCCGAGCGCCTGCACGCCACGAACAACTTCCCGGAGTTCACCGGGCGGCTCTGCCCGGCCCCGTGCGAGTCGGCGTGTGTGCTCGGCATCAACCAGCCGGCCGTCACCATCAAGAACGTCGAAGTCTCCATCATCGACAAGGCGTGGGACAGCGGCGACGTAACCCCGCAGCCGCCCGAGCGGCTCTCCGGCAAGACCGTCGCCGTCATCGGCTCGGGCCCGGCGGGTCTCGCCGCGGCTCAGCAGCTGACCCGGGCCGGCCACACGGTCGCCGTCTTCGAGCGCGCGGACCGCATCGGAGGTCTTCTCCGGTACGGCATCCCCGAGTTCAAGATGGAGAAGTCGCACATCAACCGCCGCATCGAGCAGATGCGCGCGGAAGGCACCAAGTTCCGTACGGAGGTGGAGATCGGCAAGGACATCGAAGCCGCCAAGCTCCGCCGCCGGTACGACGCGGTCGTCATCGCCGCCGGTGCCACCGTCTCCCGCGATCTGTCCGTCCCGGGCCGTGAGCTGAACGGCGTGCACTTCGCCATGGAGTACCTGCCGCTCGCCAACAAGGTGCAGGAGGGCGACCTGACGGTCTCCCCGATCACCGCCGAGGGCAAGCACGTCGTCGTCATCGGCGGAGGCGACACCGGCGCCGACTGCGTCGGCACCGCCCACCGCCAGGGCGCGCTCTCCGTCACCCAGCTGGAGATCATGCCGCGGCCGGGCGAGGACCGGAACGTCAACCAGCCCTGGCCGACCTTCCCGATGCTCTACAAGGTCACCTCCGCGCACGAGGAGGGCGGCGAGAGGGTCTACTCCGTCTCCACCACCCACTTCGAGGGCGACGAGGACGGCAACGTCCAGGCCCTGCATCTGGTCGAGGTGGAGTTCAAGGACGGCAAGCTGGAGCAGAAGCCCGGCACCGAGCGGCGGATCCCGGCGCAGCTGGTCACGCTCGCCATGGGTTTCACCGGCACCGACCAGTCCAACGGCCTCGTCCAGCAGTTCGGTGTGACGCTCGACGAGCGTGGCAATGTCGCGCGCGACGCGGACTACGCCACCAACGTCGACGGAGTCTTCGTCGCCGGTGACGCGGGCCGCGGCCAGTCCCTCATCGTGTGGGCCATCGCCGAGGGCCGCTCCGCGGCACGCGGTGTGGACCGCTTCCTGACCGGAGCCAGCGCACTGCCGGCCCCGATCCGCCCGACGGACCGTGCTCTGATGGTCTGA
- a CDS encoding rhomboid family intramembrane serine protease produces the protein MEAAVTTCYRHPSYETYVSCTRCERFICPDCMREAAVGHHCVECVKEGQRSVRQARTVFGGAVSRTAVPLVTYVLMGLNILAYLGELVRPGIVDRFAMLGAGLNGPDGGQYVYEAGGFPGFDVIGVVDGEWYRLLTGAFLHLPPGGSSFGSLPFGVLHILFNMYALWNLGRVVEEQLGRARYLALYLLSALGGSVLVYLIAPFDGTVGASGAIFGLGAAFYVINRRLGRDMQAVNRFMAGFLIWMLISAGFTSWQGHLGGLLTGGIVTVAYAYAPAERRTTIQAAAGVVLLAVLVLLVVLKTSALTG, from the coding sequence GTGGAGGCCGCGGTCACCACCTGCTATCGCCATCCGTCGTACGAGACGTATGTGAGCTGCACCCGCTGTGAACGATTCATCTGCCCCGACTGCATGCGTGAGGCCGCTGTCGGTCACCACTGCGTGGAGTGCGTGAAGGAGGGGCAGCGTTCTGTCCGGCAGGCGCGCACGGTGTTCGGCGGTGCGGTGTCCAGGACCGCGGTGCCGCTCGTCACGTATGTGCTGATGGGCCTGAACATCCTGGCGTATCTGGGCGAGTTGGTCCGCCCGGGGATCGTCGACCGGTTCGCGATGCTCGGTGCGGGGCTGAACGGCCCGGACGGAGGCCAGTACGTCTACGAGGCCGGGGGCTTCCCCGGCTTCGATGTGATCGGCGTGGTGGACGGCGAGTGGTACCGGCTGCTGACCGGGGCCTTCCTGCATCTCCCGCCGGGCGGGTCGTCCTTCGGCTCGCTGCCGTTCGGAGTACTGCACATCCTCTTCAACATGTACGCGCTGTGGAATCTGGGCCGGGTCGTCGAGGAGCAGCTGGGCCGGGCCCGCTACCTCGCGCTGTATCTGCTGTCCGCGCTGGGCGGTTCGGTCCTCGTGTATCTGATCGCGCCGTTCGACGGCACAGTGGGTGCCTCGGGTGCGATCTTCGGTCTCGGTGCGGCGTTCTACGTCATCAACCGGCGCCTCGGACGCGATATGCAGGCGGTGAACCGGTTCATGGCCGGATTCCTGATCTGGATGCTGATCTCGGCCGGATTCACCTCGTGGCAGGGCCACTTGGGCGGGCTGCTGACGGGCGGCATCGTCACGGTCGCGTACGCGTACGCACCGGCGGAACGGCGTACGACGATCCAGGCCGCCGCGGGTGTGGTGCTGCTCGCCGTGCTGGTGCTGCTGGTGGTGCTCAAGACGTCCGCACTGACGGGGTGA
- a CDS encoding vWA domain-containing protein yields the protein MAGSSAATDPAISLRKIEETAPALVSLYKSASVPLTKHGLGGERAAVYLVLDYSGSMKEYYKDGSVQALADRVLGLSAHLDDDGRVPVVFFSTDVDAVTDIALDNHRGRVDAIVAGLGHMGKTSYHLAMDAVIDHYIDSGSTAPALVVFQTDGGPISKHAAERYLCKAAKLPLFWQFIGFGNKQSTQFDFLHKLDELAVPAKRPIDNAGFFHAGLDPRKVPDAELYDRLVAEFPQWLAAARAQGIVK from the coding sequence ATGGCCGGCTCGTCCGCCGCAACAGATCCGGCCATCAGCCTCCGCAAGATCGAGGAGACCGCACCCGCGCTGGTCAGCCTCTACAAGAGTGCTTCCGTCCCGCTGACGAAGCACGGCTTGGGCGGGGAGCGCGCAGCGGTATATCTGGTGCTCGACTACTCCGGCTCCATGAAGGAGTACTACAAGGACGGCAGCGTCCAGGCCCTGGCGGACCGGGTGCTGGGTCTCTCGGCACATCTGGACGACGACGGCCGCGTACCGGTCGTCTTCTTCTCCACCGATGTCGACGCCGTCACCGACATAGCCCTGGACAACCACCGCGGCCGGGTCGACGCGATCGTGGCGGGCCTGGGGCACATGGGGAAGACCAGCTACCACCTGGCCATGGACGCCGTCATCGACCACTACATCGACAGCGGCTCGACCGCCCCCGCGCTCGTCGTCTTCCAGACGGACGGCGGTCCGATCAGCAAGCACGCGGCGGAACGCTATCTGTGCAAGGCGGCGAAACTGCCACTGTTCTGGCAGTTCATCGGCTTCGGTAACAAGCAGAGTACGCAGTTCGACTTCCTGCACAAGCTCGATGAACTGGCCGTACCCGCCAAGCGCCCCATAGACAACGCGGGCTTCTTCCACGCCGGACTCGACCCGCGCAAGGTCCCGGACGCCGAACTGTACGACCGGCTGGTCGCCGAATTCCCGCAGTGGCTGGCTGCGGCCCGGGCACAGGGGATCGTCAAGTGA
- a CDS encoding HutD/Ves family protein, which translates to MTARVLRAADRTATPWKNGGGVTREIAASPEGAPLDAFDWRVSLADVSRDGPFSSFPGVDRTLTVVEGAGMDLMVGGEHHIVDEQYWPHDFPGDLETEGRLLGGPVVNFNVMYRRERTSAEVAVVRGTVRLSVPEGGAVLAVALEDGAVVDGQDIELDRYDALLAQGESPGVLRTLGWALVVTLSAGSAPPAGPAR; encoded by the coding sequence GTGACGGCCCGGGTGCTGCGGGCGGCCGACCGCACGGCCACGCCCTGGAAGAACGGCGGGGGAGTCACCCGCGAGATCGCGGCGTCCCCCGAGGGCGCGCCGCTGGACGCCTTCGACTGGCGCGTCAGCCTCGCCGATGTGTCCCGGGACGGGCCGTTCTCCTCGTTCCCCGGGGTCGACCGCACACTGACCGTGGTCGAGGGCGCCGGGATGGACCTCATGGTGGGCGGCGAGCACCACATCGTCGACGAGCAGTACTGGCCGCATGACTTCCCCGGTGACCTGGAGACGGAGGGCCGGCTGCTCGGTGGCCCGGTCGTGAACTTCAATGTGATGTACCGCAGGGAACGTACGAGCGCGGAGGTCGCGGTGGTACGCGGCACCGTCCGGCTGTCGGTGCCCGAGGGCGGGGCGGTTCTGGCCGTCGCGCTGGAGGACGGTGCGGTGGTCGACGGCCAGGACATCGAACTCGACCGCTACGACGCGTTGTTGGCGCAGGGTGAATCGCCGGGAGTGCTGCGGACGCTGGGGTGGGCGCTGGTGGTCACCCTGTCGGCCGGCAGCGCGCCGCCGGCCGGTCCCGCCCGGTAG
- a CDS encoding pyridoxamine 5'-phosphate oxidase family protein — MTSSSWKEFQSAQPAFADAVQARFGQYKHHVLATLRKDGSPRVTGLEVDFRLGEPFLGMMPNSRKALDLHRDPRFAVQANPGPDAEMADGDVRLSGRAVEVTDPVVLARFIEEVKPPEPFHLFRVELTEVVRTGLEGGDTLVIQVWRPGHPLRTFRRGNDDGSLGEIL; from the coding sequence ATGACATCGAGTTCCTGGAAAGAGTTCCAGTCGGCACAGCCGGCCTTCGCCGACGCCGTTCAGGCCCGTTTCGGGCAGTACAAGCACCACGTCCTGGCGACCCTGCGCAAGGACGGATCGCCGCGCGTGACCGGCCTCGAAGTGGATTTCCGGCTGGGTGAGCCGTTCCTCGGCATGATGCCGAACTCGCGCAAGGCGCTGGACCTGCACCGCGATCCGCGGTTCGCGGTGCAGGCCAACCCCGGACCGGACGCCGAGATGGCCGACGGGGACGTCCGGCTCTCCGGCCGCGCGGTGGAGGTGACCGACCCCGTCGTGCTGGCCCGCTTCATCGAGGAGGTGAAGCCGCCGGAACCCTTCCATCTCTTCCGGGTGGAGCTGACCGAGGTGGTACGCACCGGTCTCGAAGGCGGCGACACCCTGGTCATCCAGGTATGGCGCCCCGGTCACCCGCTGCGCACCTTCCGAAGGGGCAACGACGACGGCTCACTGGGCG